A section of the Paenibacillus aurantius genome encodes:
- a CDS encoding histidine phosphatase family protein: MTIFYLIRHGEPNWTLTEQRNLTGALRDFVPLTDAGVCQAQEVIANHNYLSDCDLILSSPYTRSLQTAAIINRNIGLPIKVEFDLHEWTPDNWQATCVQQITELWNDYMKHDGVHPPGERKMWESKESVNERVMNVLYQYLDKSKVIVVCHGMVIATLIQLISEEVKLCGVYEYEIT; the protein is encoded by the coding sequence GTGACCATTTTCTATCTAATCCGGCATGGCGAGCCGAATTGGACATTAACGGAGCAACGAAATTTGACTGGAGCTCTAAGAGATTTTGTTCCTCTGACAGATGCCGGCGTGTGTCAGGCTCAAGAGGTAATAGCAAACCACAATTACTTGTCAGATTGCGATTTGATTCTATCGTCACCGTACACACGTTCTTTACAAACCGCCGCCATTATTAACAGGAATATAGGATTGCCTATTAAAGTGGAATTTGATTTACATGAATGGACCCCGGATAATTGGCAAGCAACATGTGTTCAGCAAATCACAGAACTGTGGAACGACTACATGAAACATGATGGAGTCCACCCTCCGGGTGAGCGTAAAATGTGGGAATCTAAGGAAAGTGTCAATGAACGAGTAATGAATGTTTTATACCAATATCTTGATAAGTCTAAGGTGATTGTCGTTTGTCACGGTATGGTCATTGCAACGTTAATACAACTTATCTCTGAAGAAGTAAAGCTATGCGGGGTATATGAGTATGAAATTACTTAG
- a CDS encoding IS110 family RNA-guided transposase, whose product MKFKTQDKQNQLIENITAHHLVVGVDIAQEAHVARAVSFRGIALGTPLEFGNHREGFNLFESWIQDLLKTYTLSSVIVGMEPTGHYWFSLARWLVDQGIEAVLVNPHLVKKNKENRDNTPSKSDRKDALVIADMIKNGYYSPVRFNPEAYEELRILMSNRETVTKRLNSAVNQIHRWVDIVFPELRQVFKILTCTSAIATLRLFPLPSDISRLSTGQVLDGWKQYVKRHAGVRRADLLISLAKSSVGTTQALQAYKLHLGQLLEEFDLAQRQLEQIEQELHLILERIPYAQKLLEIRGVNATSLAGVLGETGDLSGYSHGNALLRHAGLNLAEASSGKWRGKMVLSKRGRPRLRHFLFLMTMSMVMTNPEIRALHRYNVEEKKIKKMKSIMKLCNKVARLLVGLAKSSQAYDSTRIFPQAA is encoded by the coding sequence ATGAAGTTTAAGACACAAGACAAGCAAAATCAACTCATTGAAAACATTACCGCTCACCATCTGGTCGTTGGCGTCGACATCGCTCAAGAAGCTCATGTCGCCCGCGCCGTAAGCTTTCGAGGGATTGCTCTAGGCACTCCGCTCGAATTCGGCAACCATCGGGAAGGGTTCAATTTGTTCGAGAGTTGGATCCAAGATCTGCTCAAGACCTACACCCTAAGCAGCGTCATTGTTGGCATGGAACCCACTGGCCACTACTGGTTCAGCTTAGCACGCTGGCTGGTCGATCAAGGTATTGAGGCCGTTCTAGTTAATCCTCATCTTGTCAAAAAGAACAAGGAAAACCGGGATAATACACCGTCTAAAAGCGATCGTAAGGACGCCCTTGTCATTGCAGATATGATCAAAAACGGGTACTACTCCCCTGTTCGCTTTAATCCGGAAGCCTATGAGGAATTACGTATTCTCATGTCAAACCGCGAGACGGTTACCAAACGCTTGAACAGTGCCGTTAACCAAATTCATCGCTGGGTAGACATCGTCTTTCCCGAGCTGCGTCAGGTCTTCAAAATCCTTACCTGCACCAGTGCAATTGCAACACTCAGACTCTTTCCTTTGCCGAGCGACATCAGCCGGTTAAGTACAGGGCAGGTCCTTGACGGTTGGAAGCAATACGTGAAGCGTCATGCCGGCGTTAGACGCGCAGATTTGCTCATTTCACTTGCTAAATCCAGTGTCGGTACTACCCAGGCACTCCAAGCTTACAAGCTTCATCTAGGACAGTTGCTTGAAGAATTCGACCTGGCTCAGCGCCAACTTGAACAGATCGAGCAGGAACTCCACCTCATTCTTGAACGCATCCCTTATGCGCAGAAATTGCTCGAGATACGGGGCGTCAACGCCACGAGTCTTGCTGGTGTTCTCGGTGAGACCGGTGATCTAAGCGGCTATTCACACGGGAATGCTCTTCTGAGACATGCCGGCTTAAATCTCGCCGAAGCGAGTTCAGGGAAATGGCGAGGAAAGATGGTGTTAAGCAAGCGAGGCCGTCCACGTTTACGGCATTTCCTTTTTCTCATGACGATGAGCATGGTCATGACGAACCCGGAAATTCGGGCTTTACACCGTTACAATGTGGAGGAAAAGAAGATAAAGAAGATGAAATCCATTATGAAATTATGCAATAAAGTAGCCCGCCTATTAGTTGGCCTTGCTAAAAGCAGCCAAGCTTATGATTCAACTAGAATTTTTCCACAAGCAGCCTAA
- a CDS encoding class I SAM-dependent DNA methyltransferase, with the protein MKDTVTKFYDDFAEDYHLIHGDWDSAIDRQSMILNNLIRVNLSDSRNGQISLLDCSCGIGTQAIGLAKHGYVVTATDISPASIQRAIRESESRGIKIAFGVADFRTLISDVPGEFDVVLSADNAIPHLQSDDDLNLAGQNMYSKVRQDGLLVVSIRDYDGLLQEKPRATKPNVFDNGKRIAFQVWDWADDSKTYTVNLFVVQEFNGNWETKHFSTTYRALKRDELSSILRSCGFIDVRWHMPEESGFYQPIVTARKPPSPNGK; encoded by the coding sequence GTGAAAGACACAGTAACTAAGTTTTATGATGATTTTGCGGAGGATTATCACCTCATTCATGGCGATTGGGACTCTGCGATAGACCGTCAAAGCATGATTTTGAATAACCTTATACGAGTTAATCTATCTGATTCAAGAAACGGTCAAATCTCACTTTTAGATTGTTCCTGTGGCATTGGTACGCAAGCAATAGGGCTGGCAAAACACGGATACGTCGTTACTGCAACGGATATAAGCCCAGCTTCCATACAAAGAGCAATACGAGAGTCTGAATCACGCGGAATCAAAATTGCTTTTGGGGTAGCCGATTTTCGAACATTGATATCTGATGTGCCTGGGGAATTTGATGTTGTTTTATCTGCCGACAATGCAATTCCTCATCTTCAATCTGATGATGACCTCAACTTAGCTGGGCAGAATATGTATTCCAAAGTACGTCAAGATGGCTTATTGGTCGTCTCAATTAGGGACTACGACGGTCTCTTACAGGAAAAACCTCGCGCCACCAAACCAAATGTTTTTGACAATGGGAAACGGATTGCGTTTCAAGTGTGGGATTGGGCTGACGACTCTAAAACGTACACAGTAAATCTATTTGTGGTTCAAGAATTCAACGGGAATTGGGAAACAAAGCATTTTTCAACAACTTATCGCGCACTAAAACGAGATGAGCTCAGCTCGATTCTAAGGTCTTGCGGCTTCATTGATGTAAGGTGGCACATGCCAGAGGAATCAGGATTTTATCAACCGATTGTGACTGCACGTAAACCACCATCCCCCAATGGGAAATAA
- a CDS encoding VOC family protein, with protein sequence MALTSAFTSFNLPVKNVEQSKAFFTGLGFELNPQFPENENSVAIVIGDNLQVMLINQAFFNTLTEKESVDTSKYAQMTIALAFESREKVDEIVNTAVSLGGKLHAEPEDHGFMYHWGFVDLDGHLWAINYMNMDAAQG encoded by the coding sequence ATGGCATTAACGTCCGCATTCACGAGCTTCAACCTGCCTGTAAAAAACGTAGAACAATCGAAAGCGTTCTTCACCGGACTCGGATTCGAGCTCAACCCGCAATTCCCCGAGAACGAGAATTCGGTAGCCATCGTGATCGGCGACAACCTGCAGGTCATGCTGATCAATCAAGCATTCTTTAATACGCTCACGGAGAAGGAATCCGTCGATACGAGCAAGTATGCGCAGATGACGATCGCATTGGCCTTCGAGAGCCGGGAAAAGGTCGATGAAATCGTGAATACCGCGGTCTCCTTGGGCGGGAAATTGCACGCTGAACCTGAAGATCATGGGTTCATGTATCATTGGGGCTTCGTGGACTTGGACGGCCATCTGTGGGCCATTAACTACATGAACATGGATGCGGCTCAAGGTTGA
- a CDS encoding SRPBCC family protein translates to MEMSQPTKVTVQAVIQAPVEKVWRYWTEPDHITKWNQASEDWHAPRAENDLRVGGKFLTRMEAKDGSMGFDFGGVYDVVNRHEAIGYTMEDGRRVDIAFVDQGNETKVMETFDAESSNPVEFQQAGWQAIMDNFKAYTEQN, encoded by the coding sequence ATGGAAATGAGTCAACCGACGAAAGTAACCGTGCAAGCCGTCATTCAAGCCCCTGTCGAGAAGGTATGGCGCTATTGGACCGAGCCGGATCACATCACGAAGTGGAATCAAGCGTCCGAGGACTGGCATGCTCCTAGAGCCGAAAACGATCTGCGGGTCGGCGGCAAGTTTCTGACACGGATGGAAGCGAAGGATGGCAGCATGGGCTTTGATTTTGGCGGCGTCTACGATGTCGTGAATCGGCATGAGGCGATCGGCTACACCATGGAAGACGGAAGAAGAGTGGATATTGCTTTCGTCGATCAAGGGAATGAGACGAAGGTCATGGAAACGTTCGACGCGGAAAGCTCCAATCCCGTCGAGTTCCAGCAAGCAGGCTGGCAAGCGATCATGGACAATTTCAAAGCCTATACCGAACAAAACTAA
- a CDS encoding sigma-70 family RNA polymerase sigma factor has translation MNETAFDEPLFASLKPGLTSFCYRMLGSMDDADDAVQETSIRVWQSWSTFRQDSSFKTWVYRIASNLCLDKLRQSKRRALPVDLFDPAVAIVEPRDTLPDSAWIWPSPDFGGNPEDRLVRRDTLRLCFIALLQTLPPRQRAVLILKDVFEWSSKQIAETLAMSPAAVNSALQRARETMDRAQLRSDELSSMDVQPKQQLLSRYVEAFEQFDIAALVALFHEEGCMSMPPFEMWIRGKEELSAFYSLTRWHCEGSRFVPITVNGGYPALAQYMPGKEGSGLVPWGIHVIETKENQILHVQNFIHTPLFSRFGLPERMDR, from the coding sequence ATGAACGAGACCGCATTTGACGAACCATTATTTGCAAGCTTGAAGCCGGGCTTAACCTCGTTCTGTTACCGAATGCTAGGCTCCATGGACGATGCGGACGATGCCGTTCAGGAGACGAGTATTCGGGTCTGGCAGAGCTGGAGCACGTTCAGACAGGATTCCTCGTTCAAAACTTGGGTCTATCGGATTGCCTCCAACCTGTGCTTGGACAAGCTGAGACAATCCAAACGCCGCGCGCTTCCCGTTGACCTGTTCGACCCGGCCGTCGCCATCGTCGAGCCGCGCGACACGCTGCCGGACTCTGCCTGGATCTGGCCGTCTCCCGACTTTGGGGGCAATCCGGAGGATCGGCTCGTCCGAAGAGATACCCTTCGACTGTGCTTCATCGCTCTCCTGCAGACCTTGCCTCCGCGGCAGCGCGCGGTACTCATTTTGAAGGATGTATTTGAATGGTCCTCCAAGCAGATCGCGGAAACGTTGGCGATGTCGCCGGCAGCGGTGAACAGCGCCTTGCAAAGAGCCCGAGAGACGATGGACCGGGCGCAGCTTCGCTCGGATGAGCTCAGCAGCATGGACGTTCAACCGAAGCAGCAGCTGCTGTCCCGGTATGTGGAGGCCTTCGAGCAATTCGATATTGCTGCGCTCGTCGCGTTGTTCCACGAGGAAGGCTGCATGTCGATGCCGCCCTTCGAGATGTGGATCCGCGGCAAAGAAGAGTTGTCCGCCTTCTATTCGCTTACTCGCTGGCATTGCGAAGGTTCGCGATTTGTGCCCATTACGGTGAATGGCGGTTATCCGGCGTTGGCCCAGTATATGCCGGGCAAAGAGGGCTCTGGCCTGGTACCCTGGGGCATCCACGTCATCGAAACCAAAGAAAATCAAATCCTGCACGTTCAAAACTTCATTCATACGCCATTATTTTCGCGATTTGGGCTGCCTGAACGAATGGACCGATGA
- a CDS encoding class I SAM-dependent methyltransferase, whose translation MHDKALVLEQYGTKKHLQTRINIHNLYSQAPFSFTQWALNQISLSGSEKALDAGCGSGGWLFPLAERLSQNGGSVVGLDLSEGMLAGIQAQASRYSNVELKVGDVQKLPFRDDSFYLVMANFMLYHVPDIEIAVRELKRVLKPGGQLIAATSSQSSMSVLWDIHLACQRKAGIEEKIVLRSVPTMRFSLENGSDFLRPHFDWFESKLLYDVLKFKESQPLMDYYASLLMKRGDTEHEVSDEHWRKVYGLVRHQVDEIINQQGCFSLPKTAGFFVACKVAN comes from the coding sequence TTGCATGATAAAGCATTGGTACTGGAGCAATACGGGACAAAGAAACATCTTCAAACGAGAATCAATATCCATAATTTGTACAGTCAAGCTCCATTTTCGTTTACCCAGTGGGCTTTGAATCAAATTTCGTTGTCGGGTTCTGAAAAGGCTTTGGACGCTGGTTGTGGCTCAGGGGGCTGGTTGTTTCCGCTTGCTGAGAGATTGTCTCAAAACGGCGGTTCGGTGGTGGGGTTGGATTTGTCGGAAGGAATGTTAGCTGGGATTCAAGCTCAAGCAAGCCGTTATTCGAACGTGGAATTGAAGGTCGGTGACGTGCAAAAACTTCCATTCCGCGATGATTCGTTCTATTTGGTGATGGCCAACTTCATGTTATATCACGTCCCCGATATCGAAATAGCTGTTCGGGAATTGAAAAGGGTTTTGAAGCCGGGGGGACAGTTGATAGCTGCGACCAGCAGCCAATCATCCATGAGCGTTCTTTGGGATATCCACTTGGCATGCCAACGGAAAGCGGGGATTGAAGAAAAGATTGTTCTTCGTTCCGTACCCACCATGCGCTTTTCATTGGAAAACGGTTCTGATTTTCTTCGTCCACACTTCGATTGGTTTGAATCAAAATTGCTTTATGACGTTTTAAAATTCAAAGAATCTCAGCCATTGATGGATTATTATGCTTCTCTATTAATGAAACGCGGCGATACCGAACATGAAGTGTCGGATGAACATTGGCGGAAGGTGTATGGCTTAGTTCGTCACCAGGTGGATGAAATCATAAATCAGCAAGGGTGTTTTTCGCTTCCGAAGACTGCGGGCTTCTTTGTCGCATGTAAAGTGGCAAACTAA
- a CDS encoding dihydrofolate reductase family protein, with product MAKIVFALNQSLDGFVDHDHPAFQPDPVLFRHFIDDVRGLSGILYGCRMYETMRVWDGFEWDAPEREYAAAWQSKPKWVVSRTLKSVGPNASLIEGDLAAAIRGLKAQHEGEIEVAGPELAHSLTELGLVDEYRLYLHPVVLGHGKPFFAGPRPPLRLVASDRIGENVIRLTYVPA from the coding sequence ATGGCAAAGATCGTTTTCGCATTGAACCAGTCTCTGGACGGATTCGTCGACCACGACCACCCGGCATTTCAGCCGGACCCCGTACTATTCCGTCATTTCATCGACGACGTGCGTGGCTTGTCGGGCATCTTGTACGGGTGCCGCATGTACGAGACTATGCGGGTTTGGGATGGATTTGAATGGGATGCGCCGGAACGGGAATACGCAGCGGCGTGGCAAAGCAAACCGAAGTGGGTGGTGTCGAGGACGTTAAAGTCCGTCGGTCCGAACGCTTCTCTGATCGAGGGCGACCTCGCCGCGGCCATACGTGGGCTGAAGGCTCAGCATGAAGGGGAGATTGAAGTGGCCGGGCCGGAGTTGGCCCACAGTTTAACGGAGCTCGGTCTCGTTGATGAGTATCGACTCTATCTCCATCCAGTCGTGCTGGGTCACGGCAAGCCGTTCTTCGCCGGTCCGCGGCCGCCGCTGCGCCTCGTGGCAAGCGATCGAATTGGCGAGAATGTGATCAGGTTGACCTACGTTCCAGCTTAG
- a CDS encoding M24 family metallopeptidase, producing MEHLAHYQKVQSIAKATISELKKRIKEGISEKEIVFNTEDIMRKMGIEKFWYHGVGAFVHVGKRTIISESGRDYTPSEIAVGSDDIVTIDLSPEWNTFWGDFARTLIVINGKVIDEEKVEYGKNELVLEFSHGIHAEKELHKAFIDYVKPDMTFEQVYLHMNEVIDQLGYINLDFSGNLGHTIECHKDHRKYFEMGNKAKLMDGSYFTFEPHIKLKDGAYGYKWEDIYYFDNGELFVL from the coding sequence ATGGAGCACCTCGCACATTACCAAAAGGTACAATCCATTGCGAAGGCGACAATCAGCGAATTAAAGAAACGGATCAAAGAAGGGATCTCAGAAAAGGAAATCGTCTTTAATACCGAAGATATCATGCGAAAGATGGGCATAGAGAAATTTTGGTACCATGGTGTCGGTGCCTTTGTGCATGTCGGTAAGAGGACGATTATTTCGGAGTCAGGTAGGGATTATACCCCATCGGAAATAGCAGTCGGTAGCGATGACATTGTGACCATAGACCTTAGTCCAGAGTGGAACACTTTTTGGGGAGACTTCGCTCGAACTTTAATCGTCATCAATGGAAAAGTGATTGACGAGGAAAAGGTTGAATATGGAAAAAACGAATTGGTTTTGGAATTTTCGCATGGAATTCATGCCGAAAAGGAGCTTCATAAAGCATTCATCGATTATGTCAAACCTGACATGACTTTTGAGCAAGTTTACTTACATATGAACGAAGTCATCGATCAACTCGGTTACATCAATCTTGACTTTTCTGGGAATCTCGGTCATACGATTGAATGTCATAAGGACCACAGAAAGTATTTTGAGATGGGAAACAAGGCAAAACTTATGGATGGTTCCTACTTTACCTTTGAACCGCATATTAAACTCAAAGATGGAGCGTACGGATATAAGTGGGAAGATATTTATTATTTCGATAACGGGGAATTGTTTGTTCTATAG
- a CDS encoding SRPBCC domain-containing protein, with protein sequence MVNNLNQSFEIAITRVFDAPRELVFKAWTELGHFAKWWGPKGVALEIVKMDARSGGEFIGIQTSADGNQVMCVKFAYQEVVEPEKVAYIRSFSDEQGHTVRAPFSVSWPLEIMNILTLEDDKGKTVLKLKGCPVNASAEEHETYKGMAPKLQQDLEGTFDKLADYLASR encoded by the coding sequence ATGGTTAACAATCTGAACCAATCGTTCGAAATTGCCATTACACGTGTATTCGATGCCCCTCGCGAACTTGTATTTAAAGCATGGACCGAACTCGGGCATTTCGCGAAATGGTGGGGACCAAAGGGGGTCGCCCTTGAAATCGTTAAAATGGATGCTCGATCAGGTGGCGAGTTTATAGGTATTCAGACGTCTGCTGACGGAAATCAGGTTATGTGCGTGAAATTTGCATACCAAGAGGTTGTCGAACCTGAGAAAGTGGCTTATATCCGATCCTTTTCTGATGAGCAAGGCCATACGGTCCGAGCGCCTTTTAGCGTGAGCTGGCCTCTTGAAATTATGAATATCCTAACGCTAGAAGATGACAAAGGTAAAACGGTTTTAAAACTGAAAGGTTGTCCAGTGAACGCTTCAGCTGAGGAACATGAAACTTATAAAGGTATGGCTCCAAAGCTTCAACAAGATCTTGAGGGTACCTTCGATAAACTTGCCGACTATCTTGCCTCCCGTTAA
- a CDS encoding MmcQ/YjbR family DNA-binding protein: MFQTAGHEIARRIALSLPEVVEGTSYRTPAFKVGDKLIARFHQDGETLVLQMKEETREIWLMTRPEAFYLTEHYRNYDYILVRLSVVGEQELEEVIRNAWREAVPKGLRENGAGNFSGE; encoded by the coding sequence ATGTTCCAGACGGCTGGCCACGAAATCGCTCGGCGGATCGCTCTGTCCCTTCCGGAAGTGGTGGAGGGAACCTCCTACCGGACACCGGCTTTTAAAGTGGGAGATAAGCTGATCGCCCGGTTTCATCAGGACGGGGAGACGCTGGTGCTCCAGATGAAGGAAGAGACGCGGGAGATCTGGCTGATGACCCGGCCGGAGGCTTTTTATTTGACCGAGCATTACCGTAACTACGATTACATACTGGTTAGGCTGTCGGTTGTCGGTGAGCAGGAGCTGGAGGAAGTCATCCGGAATGCCTGGCGGGAGGCGGTTCCCAAAGGGCTTAGGGAGAATGGCGCGGGAAATTTTTCGGGTGAGTAA
- a CDS encoding glycoside hydrolase family 99-like domain-containing protein, translating to MKVTSLLLKGVSCIALAAALFTAPSPAPVQAEPDYNVGAFYFSDWNPELGPFLMKNTEKLYGRDGDWMGGIKDHLTAAGPWGYGPISDREPLGGWYDDREQSVMDTHILQASSRGLGHFAFYYYWKDNGGGERPGQNVHQFQSSPYKDLMKFYLYMMADGKWPASDWDKLIVPNLVQFMKDSSYQRTPDGRPIVGFYGDFESRLGGKEQWKKALATLRTQAKAAGLKNPLLLVNGYRELSPSIEQGFDGFLPLNLAGIGLDGSQGNTADYSVYPKAWKDFVYKTYPKGSKSENYENYLLIPGGISGFDTRSWRGIGYGDHDGVETSAYLNPSPDKFRVQAANVKDYLDTHPRSMNMATFYAWNEFGEGGAIEPTTQYGFGYVNALQETFHLDNSRYQARVKKDGLENEDPALRLEFAPVQTSVTKGAALRVKGKVTNQGSETVRQGTVTLDAGAWKAKALSGTDLAGLKPGETRQVEFEVAAGDGKDWTKHELTISAAYETGGRKAVENTTTFVVETPDVHGLIEPITGPVFGGDKLSLELNLIRYTPDAAAGHYRIEAPDGWSLSGRSEGSFSFTGKKPENGKALSAAAQLTIPKEVTDGSYPVTLVVSSQGRETRSSITLSVGNSLANPGFEKDKDKNGLADGWLAMTGKEAFELSGDKHDGSMAQKLTAQGFGAGIRQEWLALDPKKTYVVEAWVKVEAGTLNIAEAEADAGFKNFLGFTVQKQVSNRNWQKISFTVKPKPGGVNGSIRFLSWSSGKTVAYIDHVVFRPVAD from the coding sequence ATGAAAGTCACTTCACTGCTGCTGAAAGGGGTAAGCTGCATCGCGCTTGCCGCTGCTCTATTTACCGCTCCTTCCCCGGCTCCCGTCCAAGCGGAACCGGACTACAATGTCGGGGCTTTCTATTTCTCGGATTGGAACCCGGAGCTCGGTCCCTTCCTCATGAAGAATACCGAGAAGCTGTACGGCCGGGACGGAGACTGGATGGGAGGCATTAAGGACCACCTGACCGCGGCCGGTCCATGGGGATACGGACCCATTAGCGACCGGGAACCGCTCGGCGGCTGGTACGACGACCGGGAGCAATCGGTTATGGACACCCATATCCTGCAGGCGTCCTCCCGGGGATTGGGACACTTCGCCTTCTATTATTATTGGAAGGATAATGGCGGCGGCGAGCGTCCCGGCCAGAACGTGCACCAGTTCCAGTCCTCTCCTTACAAGGACCTGATGAAGTTCTACCTCTACATGATGGCGGACGGCAAATGGCCCGCCTCCGACTGGGACAAGCTGATTGTTCCGAATCTTGTTCAGTTTATGAAGGATTCCTCGTACCAGCGTACACCGGATGGACGACCGATTGTCGGCTTCTACGGGGATTTCGAGTCGAGGCTCGGCGGCAAAGAGCAGTGGAAGAAGGCTTTGGCCACCCTGCGTACCCAAGCCAAGGCGGCCGGGCTCAAGAACCCTCTTCTGCTCGTGAACGGTTACCGGGAATTGTCTCCGTCCATTGAGCAGGGCTTCGACGGCTTCCTGCCCCTCAACCTGGCGGGCATCGGCCTGGACGGCTCCCAAGGGAATACCGCGGATTACTCGGTATACCCAAAGGCTTGGAAGGATTTTGTCTACAAAACGTATCCAAAGGGCAGCAAATCCGAGAACTACGAGAATTATCTGCTCATTCCCGGGGGAATCAGCGGCTTCGATACCCGCTCCTGGCGGGGGATCGGCTACGGAGACCATGACGGGGTGGAGACATCCGCCTACCTGAACCCCTCTCCGGACAAGTTCCGGGTGCAGGCTGCGAATGTCAAGGACTACCTGGATACTCACCCCCGCTCCATGAACATGGCGACGTTCTACGCCTGGAACGAATTCGGGGAAGGCGGGGCGATCGAGCCGACGACCCAGTACGGCTTCGGGTACGTGAACGCGCTGCAGGAAACGTTCCATCTGGACAACAGCCGCTACCAAGCCCGCGTGAAGAAGGATGGGCTAGAGAACGAGGATCCCGCCCTGCGGCTGGAATTCGCTCCTGTCCAGACGAGTGTCACGAAGGGGGCTGCCCTCCGCGTCAAAGGGAAGGTCACCAACCAGGGAAGCGAAACGGTCCGCCAAGGAACGGTCACGCTGGACGCCGGTGCTTGGAAGGCGAAGGCGCTATCCGGAACGGACCTGGCCGGCCTGAAGCCGGGCGAAACGAGGCAAGTGGAGTTTGAGGTGGCCGCCGGTGACGGCAAGGACTGGACGAAGCACGAGCTGACCATCTCCGCAGCGTACGAGACCGGAGGCCGAAAAGCCGTCGAGAACACGACCACGTTCGTTGTCGAAACCCCCGACGTTCATGGGCTGATCGAGCCCATTACGGGACCGGTGTTCGGCGGAGACAAGCTCTCCCTGGAGCTTAACCTGATCCGCTACACCCCGGACGCCGCGGCGGGCCATTACCGGATCGAAGCTCCGGACGGCTGGAGCTTGTCCGGCCGCAGCGAAGGCTCCTTCTCCTTCACCGGGAAGAAGCCGGAGAACGGGAAGGCGCTGTCCGCGGCCGCCCAGCTCACCATTCCGAAGGAAGTAACGGACGGCAGCTACCCCGTGACCCTCGTGGTGAGCAGCCAGGGCCGGGAAACGAGAAGCTCCATCACGCTCTCCGTCGGCAATTCCCTGGCCAATCCCGGCTTCGAGAAGGACAAGGACAAGAACGGCTTGGCCGACGGCTGGCTCGCGATGACGGGCAAGGAAGCCTTCGAGCTGTCGGGAGACAAGCACGACGGAAGTATGGCGCAGAAGCTCACGGCCCAAGGCTTCGGAGCGGGCATCCGGCAGGAGTGGCTGGCTCTCGATCCAAAGAAGACCTACGTCGTGGAAGCTTGGGTTAAGGTGGAAGCCGGCACCCTGAACATCGCGGAAGCGGAAGCCGACGCCGGCTTCAAGAACTTCCTCGGCTTCACCGTCCAGAAGCAGGTGAGCAACCGCAACTGGCAGAAAATCTCCTTCACGGTCAAGCCCAAACCGGGCGGCGTGAACGGAAGCATCCGGTTCCTCAGCTGGAGTTCCGGCAAGACGGTGGCGTATATCGATCATGTGGTGTTTAGACCGGTTGCCGACTAG